Below is a genomic region from Methylobacterium sp. FF17.
GGCCCGCAGCCGGGCCTTCGTCACGTCTGGCCGCGTGCGAACGTGGTCAGCCCCTCCCGGGTCGGCGTCGCCGGGGACCAGCCGAGTTCGGTCAACCCATCGGCCCGCGCGACGAGGCTGGTCGACAGGCGGTCATAGGCCTCCCCATGGCCGGCCAACCGGCAGGCGAGGCCGAGCAGGCTGCGGGGGATGGGCAGGAGGCCGGGTCCGCGCCCGAGGCCGGCCCGGAGGGCGGCGATCATCTCCGGCACGCTCAGCGCGTCGGGTTCGGCCACGATGAGCGGGCGACGCAGAGGGCCGGGTGCTTCGAGCACCGTCGCCACGGCGGAGGCGAGACTCTCCACCGAAACCAGGGAGCGGCGCGCGTCCAGGCCTCCGAACGGCAGGGGGGCGGGCGAGCGGGCCAGCCGCATCAGGGTCGCGACGTTGCCCTTGGCGCCCGCGCCGTAGACGAGGACCGGGCGCAGGGCGACCCAGTCGAGCCCCGTCCCCGCCAGCGCCAGCTCCGCATCCCGCTTCGAACGTCCATAGGCATCGGTGGGCGACGGTGTATCCGCCTCCGTCACCGGGCCGGGCGCCGAGGGTCCGGTCTGCGCGCGGATCGAGGACAGGAACACGAAACGCGGGACGCGGGCCCGGGCCGCCGCCTCGGCGAGACGCAGGGTCGCCTCGGTGTTCGACGTGCGGAAATCGTCCTCGGGCGTCCCCGACATCGCGGGGCCGAGGCCGGCCGTGTGGACCACCGCATCGACGCCGGCGAGCGCCGCCGCCATGTTCATCGGCCGGGCGAGGTCCCCGACCACGGCGCCGCTGGCCCCCTCCGGCACCTCCACCGGCCGACGCAGCAGGACGCGGATCCGGTAGCCCCGGCGCGACAGGCTGTGCAGGAGGTGGCGCCCGATGAAGCCCGTGGCCCCGGTGAGTGCGATCAACCGTACGCCCATGAGCCGAACCTTCCCTATGGGCGCTTGGCCCCTATGGGCGCTTGGCCGTGACCTCGATCTCGACCTTCATCTCGGGCCGCAGCAGCCCGGCGACGATCACGATGGTCGCCGCCGGACGGATGTACGCCAGCACGCGCCCGCAGACGGCGAGGACCGCTTCGACCTCCGCACGGTCGGTGACGTAGTAGGTGGCCCGCACGATCTGCGTCAGCGACGTGCCCGCATCCGCCAGCACGGCCGCGATGGTCCGCCAGCAGGCCTCGGCCTGCTCGCCTGCCGAATCGGGCAGCGCCATCGTGGCGTAGTCGTAGCCGGTGGTGCCGGCGACGAAGACGAAGCCGTCCTGCACCACCGCCCGCGAATAGCCGTAGGCCGCCTCGAAGGGCGAGCCGGAGCTGATGAGGCGCCGGCCGCTCATCCGCGACGCAGCGCTTCGAGCACCTTCGCGCCGGGACGGCCGGTGGCCGGCATGCCGAGGCTGCGCTCGACCTCCTTGATGGCATCGCGGGTCTTGGACCCGACCTTGCCGTCGGGCTCGCCGACGTCGAAGCCGCGCTTGGTCAGGCGCGCCTGGAGGTCGCGGCGCTCGGCCCGCGACAGGGGCGGATCGTCGGTCGGCCACTCGGCCTGGATACCGGCGCGCCCGCGCAGCCGGTCGGACAGCACCGCGATGGCGAGCCCGTAGGATTCGGCGGCGTTGTAGGAGTAGAGCGCGTCGAAGTTCTTCGTGACGAGGAAGGCCGGGCCATCGCTTCCGGCCGGCAGCAGGATCCCGACCGGACCCTCGCCGGAGAGCGGACGGCCGTCGATCCGGGTGACGCCGAGCGACGCCCAGTGCGCCACGGCCTTCTTGTTCTTGCGTCCGGCCGCCCCGGCGTTGAAGCCGCGCGGCACCTTCACCTCGTAGCCCCAGGGCTGCCCGTTGTTCCACTTCGCCACCCGCAGGAAGTTGGCGGTGGAGGCGACCGCATCGGGGACCGAATCCACGAGGTCGCGGCGCCCGTCGCCATCGCCGTCGACGGCGAGACGCTGGTAGGTGGTGGGCATGAACTGGGTCTGGCCGAAGGCGCCGGCCCACGAGCCGGTGAGGCGCGACGGGTCGATGTCGCCGCGCTCGATGATCTTCAGGGTGGCCATCAGCTCGCCCTTGAAGAAGTCCTTCCGGCGATGGTTGGCGCAGATCAGGGTCGCGAAGGACTGCACCAGCGGCATCTTGCCGAGATTCTTGCCGAAGTTGGATTCGACGCCCCAGACCGCCGCGATGGTGTGGCGGTCGACGCCGTAGCGGGCCTCCGCGCTGGCGAGGGCCTGGGCATGCTGGCGCATGGCGGCCTTGCCGTCGTCGACGCGCTCCTCGTCCACCAGGGCCGCCATGTAGTCCCAGATCGGCGTCTTGAACTCCGGCTGGGCCTGGGAGAGTTCGAGCACCTTCGGGTCGTAGGCGATGCCGGTGGTGGCCGCGCGGAAGGTCTGGGCGGAAATCCCCTGCGCGGCGGCCTGGGCCTGCAGCCCCGCCAGACAATCCTCGAAGTCGGCGCGGGCCGGAGCGGAGAGCGTCAGGAGGGCCGCGGCCATCCCGAGGGAGAGGGTCGCCGTCTTACCCGGTCGGCCGAATGCCATCGTGATCTCCGCCAATGCGTCCGCACAGAATGTGAGCGGCGATTCAGGCGATACCAGGGTTAACGAACGGTTGAGGCCCGGGCCGAATGATCGGGGCGTCGGTCCTGGTGCGCGTGCGAGCCGGCGCGGCGGACATCGGGCGCGGCGCGGCTCGCCGCCGTTTTTTCAGGCGCGATGGGGTCGGGGTGGCCTCGAGCGGCGAGGTCTGCGGCGAGGTCTGCGGCGACACCCCCACGCCTGGCCTCTCCCCGTAAGGGGGAGAGGGATCTGTCGCGGTTCCGGCGCTCGCGTGGCGAATGTCAGGCGAACCCGCGGGCCGCGAGCTTCGCCTCGTAGGCGTCGATGGCGGGCGCGCGCTTCAGGGTGAGGCCGATCTCGTCGAGGCCGTTGAGGAGGCTCTCCTTGCGGCCGGGATCGATGTCGAAATGCAGGGTGCCGCCGTCCGGGCCCCGGATGGTCTGGGCCTCGAGATCCACCGACAGGGTGGCGTTCGAGCCGCGCTCGGCATCCTCGAAGAGCTTCTCCAGGTCTTCCGGCGACACCGTGATCGCCAGGATGCCGTTCTTGGCGCAGTTGTTGAAGAAGATGTCGGCGAAGCTCGTGGAAATGACGCAGCGGATGCCGAAATCGGTCAGCGCCCAGGGCGCGTGCTCGCGCGAGGAGCCGCAGCCGAAATTGTCGCCGACCACGAGGATCTTGGCGTTGCGGTAGGCCGGCTTGTTCAGGACGAAGTCCGGGTTCTCGGATCCGTCGTCCCGGTAGCGCATCTCGGAGAACAGGCCCTTGCCGAGGCCGGTGCGCTTGATGGTCTTCAGGTATTGCTTGGGGATGATCCGGTCGGTGTCGACATTGATGATCCGCATGGGCGCCGCGACGCCCTCCAGGGTGGTGAATTTTTCCATGATGCCGGTCGCCGTGGTCTCGCGTTGCGCGGCGTCCGCATCCGGTGACGAAGCGGGGCTCGCGCTTGGGGAGACGTCTATCAGCCGGGCGGCGCCGCCGAAAGACGAACGTCCGCGTCTCGCCGTCGTCGCGCAACGCGCCTATGCTCGGGACAACCGAGGATGGGGGCAGCGATGACCGAGAGTGCGAACCAGTTCAAGAAGGCGCCGAAACGCAAGAAGGAGAAGGCCCGCTCGGTGACGGTGTCGCCCGAGATGCGCCAGGCCTATGCAGACCTGATCAAGCAGAAGGAAGAGCGCGAGGAATACGCCAAGCACCTGCCCTCCGAGAAGGGCAGGTGATCGTCGGGAAGAGGTATTCAGCGCGGAACGCTTAGAGCTTTCCGGCCTCGATCACGTCCTCAACCGTGCGCAGGCCGGCGCGGGGGGCGTTCACGAGGCAGGCCATGTTGCCCGGCGCGTGCTGGTTCTTCCACATCTTGGTGTGGGCCTGGGGAATCTTGTCCCAGGGGAAGACCTCGCTCATGCAGGGGTCGATGCGCTGGTCGAGAACGAACTGGTTGGCCGCCGAGGCCTGCTTCAGGTGCGCGAAGTGCGAGCCCTGGATACGCTTCTGGCGCATCCAGACGTAGCGGGCGTCGAAGGTGATGTTGAAGCCGGTGGTGCCGGCGCAGAACACGATCATGCCGCCGCGCTTGGCCACCAGCGTGGAGACCGGGAAGGTCGATTCGCCCGGATGCTCGAACACGATGTCGACGTCGTTGCCCTTGCCGGTGATCTCCCAGATCGCCTTGCCGAACTTGCGGGCCTCTTTCAGCCAGGTGTTGTACTCGGGCGAGTTCACCTTGGGCAGCTGGCCCCAGCAGTCGAACTCCTTGCGGTTGATGACGCCCTTGGCGCCCAGGCTCATCACGTAGTCGCGCTTGGTGTCGTCCGAGATCACCGCAATGGCGTTGGCGCCCGACGCCGCGCAGAGCT
It encodes:
- the leuD gene encoding 3-isopropylmalate dehydratase small subunit, whose translation is MEKFTTLEGVAAPMRIINVDTDRIIPKQYLKTIKRTGLGKGLFSEMRYRDDGSENPDFVLNKPAYRNAKILVVGDNFGCGSSREHAPWALTDFGIRCVISTSFADIFFNNCAKNGILAITVSPEDLEKLFEDAERGSNATLSVDLEAQTIRGPDGGTLHFDIDPGRKESLLNGLDEIGLTLKRAPAIDAYEAKLAARGFA
- a CDS encoding lytic murein transglycosylase — translated: MAAALLTLSAPARADFEDCLAGLQAQAAAQGISAQTFRAATTGIAYDPKVLELSQAQPEFKTPIWDYMAALVDEERVDDGKAAMRQHAQALASAEARYGVDRHTIAAVWGVESNFGKNLGKMPLVQSFATLICANHRRKDFFKGELMATLKIIERGDIDPSRLTGSWAGAFGQTQFMPTTYQRLAVDGDGDGRRDLVDSVPDAVASTANFLRVAKWNNGQPWGYEVKVPRGFNAGAAGRKNKKAVAHWASLGVTRIDGRPLSGEGPVGILLPAGSDGPAFLVTKNFDALYSYNAAESYGLAIAVLSDRLRGRAGIQAEWPTDDPPLSRAERRDLQARLTKRGFDVGEPDGKVGSKTRDAIKEVERSLGMPATGRPGAKVLEALRRG
- a CDS encoding NAD-dependent epimerase/dehydratase family protein → MGVRLIALTGATGFIGRHLLHSLSRRGYRIRVLLRRPVEVPEGASGAVVGDLARPMNMAAALAGVDAVVHTAGLGPAMSGTPEDDFRTSNTEATLRLAEAAARARVPRFVFLSSIRAQTGPSAPGPVTEADTPSPTDAYGRSKRDAELALAGTGLDWVALRPVLVYGAGAKGNVATLMRLARSPAPLPFGGLDARRSLVSVESLASAVATVLEAPGPLRRPLIVAEPDALSVPEMIAALRAGLGRGPGLLPIPRSLLGLACRLAGHGEAYDRLSTSLVARADGLTELGWSPATPTREGLTTFARGQT
- a CDS encoding RidA family protein; the encoded protein is MSGRRLISSGSPFEAAYGYSRAVVQDGFVFVAGTTGYDYATMALPDSAGEQAEACWRTIAAVLADAGTSLTQIVRATYYVTDRAEVEAVLAVCGRVLAYIRPAATIVIVAGLLRPEMKVEIEVTAKRP